The stretch of DNA GCCGCGCCACTTCCAAGATGGCTTTGAAGCCTTCGGGCATGGCGATGCGCCAGCCCTGGGCAAGCAGGTCGATCGGCTTCATGGAAGGCTGCAGCACCTTCCAATCGCCCGTATCCCAGGATGAGTCGACGCGCGCGGGGTCCACGTCCTTGCCTAGACGCACCGAAGAAAAGCTCACCTGCTCGACAATGCGTCGCGCGGAATCGAGCGTCTGCTCCTTGAGCAGCAGACCGGTTTGGGTATCGACGCACAGCCGCAAGCCGTAGCGCAGCGCATCGCGCGGCTCCAGCAGCACGACGCGGCACTCGCGGCCCGCCTCGCGGTTCAGCCTGTCGAGCACCTTGAGCTTGTAATGGCCCAGCACCTGGGCGGGGCCGCGCTGCAGCAGCCCCGGAAATCGCACGGTATGCCGGCTGTCGCGGCGCACGATCTTGCGGTCGGGCTGCAGATACTGGACGTCATCATTGTGCCGCAGATAGATGCGCGGCTGGCCGTCCAACGTCTCGACGCGCTCGCGCTCGCCGCTGGCATCGACCACATGCACCATGCGAGACGACTGCGTGTTCTCGCCCTGCTGGTACATGAAAACGCCTTCGTAGTCCTGGTTTCTGGACGCCGCCTGGATGTAGGCCAGCAATTGGGCGGGACTGTCGGCCAGACGGCCGATATCGTCGGCGGAGGTGGCCGGGACCGCATGGGCAGCAGGCTGCGGCGCGGCAGCGGCCGGTCTGACCAGGGCGCCGCCGCCTGCCAGGACGCCGCAGACCAGCATGCCTGCGGCCCAGACCCGGCGCGATGGCCGGACGGTGCGCCCGGACTGGCCGAGGGCACTCAATGGCTCGTCCCGATGTCGAAGGAAACCTGGCGCACGGCGGTGGGGCCGGCGAGCTGGCGATGCGCTTCGAGGTAATCGTGCAGGCTGGCTTCGTCCAGGGTGGCCGTATTGCCCTGGCCTGCCGAGGTCGCATCGGCCACGGCCGGGCTGCCTGCGGAGCTGCTGCCCCCCAGAT from Bordetella sp. FB-8 encodes:
- a CDS encoding MucB/RseB C-terminal domain-containing protein, giving the protein MLVCGVLAGGGALVRPAAAAPQPAAHAVPATSADDIGRLADSPAQLLAYIQAASRNQDYEGVFMYQQGENTQSSRMVHVVDASGERERVETLDGQPRIYLRHNDDVQYLQPDRKIVRRDSRHTVRFPGLLQRGPAQVLGHYKLKVLDRLNREAGRECRVVLLEPRDALRYGLRLCVDTQTGLLLKEQTLDSARRIVEQVSFSSVRLGKDVDPARVDSSWDTGDWKVLQPSMKPIDLLAQGWRIAMPEGFKAILEVARQIGPASGGAPHVVSQMVLSDGLVAISLFIEPYDASRHRHPPAGPIRHGAINIYGRRVAGYWLTALGEVPIVTLERLANSARYIAKPPAGAAH